In the Pithys albifrons albifrons isolate INPA30051 chromosome 3, PitAlb_v1, whole genome shotgun sequence genome, one interval contains:
- the SLC26A5 gene encoding prestin isoform X3, giving the protein MMVGGVAVREVPDEMISLDYNSTNVTDFLDARDTRRVQVAVTLAFLSGVIQLCLGFLRFGFVAIYLTEPLVRGFTTAAAVHVFTSQLKYFLGIKTSRYSGPLSVVYSIAAVLSNITTTNIAALIVGLTCIVLLLIGKEINLRFKKKLPVPIPMEIIVVIIGTGVSAGMNLNKSYKVDIVGNIPQGLRAPAVPEFQLIPAVFVDAVAIAIVGFSMAVSMAKIFALKHGYTINGNQELIALGICNSVGSFFQTFSVTCSMSRSLVQESTGGRTQIAGALSSVMVLLVIVAIGYLFEPLPQTVLAAIVMVNLKGMFKQFGDIMHFWRTSKIELAIWVVAFVASLFLGLDYGLLTAVTFAMITVIYRTQSPQYRILGQIPDTDIYCDVEEYEEVKEYPGIKIFQANTSLYFANSESYASALKKKTGVDPCAILAARRKAQKRHAKEIKAANEHRKKAVLKLVSSSTNDVEASVKHEIANDDLPVNGKFADLGVQDVSPDEHEHFVETKMNIHSLILDFTPVNFVDSVGAKTLKSIIKEYKEVGVCVCIASCSGPVMKELTRLNFFDNTVTRELLFHSIHDAVLACQVKDGSAQTGCDL; this is encoded by the exons TTGTGTTTAGGTTTCCTTCGATTTGGATTTGTGGCCATCTATCTAACGGAGCCTCTGGTGCGAGGATTTACTACTGCAGCTGCAGTTCATGTCTTTACCTCtcaactgaaatatttcctcGGCATCAAGACTAGCAGATACAGTGGACCCCTCTCAGTTGTATAT AGCATAGCTGCTGTGCTTTCAAATATAACAACAACCAATATTGCTGCACTGATTGTTGGATTAACGTGCATTGTTCTGTTGCTGATTGGCAAGGAAATCAATCTCCGCTTTAAGAAGAAGCTCCCAGTTCCTATTCCTATGGAGATCATTGTG gtCATTATTGGCACAGGAGTTTCAGCTGGAATGAATCTGAATAAGTCATACAAAGTCGATATTGTTGGGAACATTCCTCAAGG GTTACGTGCCCCAGCAGTTCCCGAGTTTCAGCTCATCCCAGCAGTATTTGTGGATGCAGTAGCAATAGCAATAGTTGGATTTTCAATGGCTGTATCAATGGCCAAGATCTTTGCCCTTAAACATGGTTACACCATCAATGGGAATCAG GAACTTATTGCCTTGGGAATATGCAACTCTGTGGGGTCATTTTTCCAAACCTTTTCAGTCACTTGCTCAATGTCTCGGAGTCTTGTTCAGGAAAGCACCGGTGGAAGAACTCAG ATTGCAGGTGCTCTCTCTTCAGTTATGGTTCTGTTGGTAATTGTGGCTATTGGATACCTCTTTGAACCACTTCCACAG ACAGTGCTGGCAGCAATTGTCATGGTGAACCTGAAAGGAATGTTTAAGCAGTTTGGAGATATCATGCACTTCTGGAGAACCAGTAAGATTGAGCTG gCCATCTGGGTGGTAGCTTTTGTGGCTTCTCTTTTCCTGGGACTAGACTATGGTTTGCTTACTGCAGTAACGTTTGCAATGATAACCGTTATTTACAGAACACAAAG TCCTCAATACAGAATCCTTGGTCAGATTCCTGACACTGACATCTACTGTGATGTGGAAGAGTACGAAGAG GTTAAAGAATATcctggaataaaaatatttcaagctaATACATcactttattttgcaaataGTGAGTCATATGCAAGTGCACTGAAGAAAAAG ACTGGAGTGGACCCTTGTGCCATATTAGCAGCAAGGAGAAAAGCACAGAAACGACATGCCAAGGAAATAAAGGCAGCAAATGAACACAGAAAGAAAGCTGTATTGAAACTAGTGAGTTCTTCG ACTAATGACGTAGAAGCAAGTGTAAAACACGAGATAGCAAATGATGACTTACCTGTGAATGGCAAATTCGCAGATTTGGGTGTACAAGACGTGTCTCCTGATGAGCATGAGCATTTTGTGGAGACCAAAATGAACATTCACTCTTTAATTCTGGATTTCACCCCGGTGAACTTTGTGGATTCAGTTGGAGCAAAAACACTAAAATCA ATTATAAAAGAATACAAAGAAGTTGGTGTCTGTGTCTGCATTGCCAGCTGTAGTG GCCCTGTTATGAAGGAGCTGACAAGACTGAATTTTTTTGATAACACTGTAACAAGAGAGTTGCTGTTTCACAGTATTCACGATGCTGTCCTTGCTTGCCAAGTGAAAGATGGGTCTGCTCAGACTGGCTGTGACCTCTGA
- the PSMC2 gene encoding 26S proteasome regulatory subunit 7, translating to MPDYLGADQRKTKEEEKEDKPIRALDEGDIALLKTYGQSTYSRQIKQVEDDIQQLLKKINELTGIKESDTGLAPPALWDLAADKQTLQSEQPLQVARCTKIINADSEDPKYIINVKQFAKFVVDLSDQVAPTDIEEGMRVGVDRNKYQIHIPLPPKIDPTVTMMQVEEKPDVTYSDVGGCKEQIEKLREVVETPLLHPERFVNLGIEPPKGVLLFGPPGTGKTLCARAVANRTDACFIRVIGSELVQKYVGEGARMVRELFEMARTKKACLIFFDEIDAIGGARFDDGAGGDNEVQRTMLELINQLDGFDPRGNIKVLMATNRPDTLDPALMRPGRLDRKIEFSLPDLEGRTHIFKIHARSMSVERDIRFELLARLCPNSTGAEIRSVCTEAGMFAIRARRKIATEKDFLEAVNKVIKSYAKFSATPRYMTYN from the exons ATGCCGGACTATCTGGGCGCCGACCAGCGCAAAaccaaggaggaggagaaggaggacaAGCCCATCCGCG CTCTGGATGAAGGAGATATTGCCTTGCTGAAAACATAT GGCCAGAGCACGTACTCAAGGCAGATCAAGCAAGTAGAAGATGATATTCAACAACTGCTTAAGAAAATCAATGAGCTCACTG GGATCAAGGAATCCGACACCGGcctggctcctcctgccctctggGATCTGGCTGCTGATAAACAAACTCTCCAAAGTGAGCAACCATTACAAGTTGCAAG ATGCACCAAGATAATCAATGCAGACTCCGAGGATCCCAAGTACATCATCAATGTCAAGCAGTTTGCCAAGTTTGTGGTGGATCTCAGTGACCAGGTGGCACCTACTGACATAGAAGAAGGCATGAGAGTTGG GGTGGACAGAAACAAGTATCAAATCCATATCCCTTTGCCTCCAAAGATTGATCCCACAGTCACCATGATGCAA GTGGAAGAAAAACCTGATGTCACCTACAGTGACGTTGGTGGTTGTAAAGAGCAGATTGAAAAGCTGAGAGAGGTGGTCGAAACCCCTCTGCTTCAT CCTGAAAGGTTTGTGAACCTTGGGATTGAGCCTCCCAAGGGAGTGCTGCTGTTCGGGCCTCCTGGCACCGGCAAGACGCTCTGTGCCCGCGCGGTTGCCAACAGGACCGACGCCTGTTTCATCAGGGTGATCGGGtctgagctggtgcagaagtaCGTGGGAGAG GGAGCTCGAATGGTTCGTGAACTCTTTGAAATGGCCAGAACTAAAAAAGCTTGTCTTATATTCTTTGATGAGATCGATGCCATTGGAG GTGCTCGTTTCGATGACGGGGCTGGGGGTGACAATGAGGTGCAGCGCACGATGCTGGAGCTGATCAACCAGCTGGATGGGTTTGACCCACGGGGCAACATCAAGGTGCTGATGGCCACCAACAGACCCGACACACTGGACCCGGCGCTGATGAGGCCCGGCAGGCTGGACAGGAAGATCGAGTTCAGCCTGCCCGACCTGGAG GGACGAACTCACATCTTCAAGATCCACGCTCGTTCCATGAGTGTTGAGAGGGACATCAGGTTTGAGCTGTTGGCTCGGCTGTGTCCCAACAGCACAG GCGCCGAGATCCGCAGTGTCTGCACGGAGGCAGGAATGTTTGCCATCCGAGCACGCCGCAAGATCGCAACGGAGAAAGATTTCTTGGAAGCAGTGAACAAAGTCATTAAATCGTATGCGAAATTCAGTGCCACCCCCCGCTACATGACCTACAACTAA